A part of Candidatus Electrothrix aestuarii genomic DNA contains:
- the proB gene encoding glutamate 5-kinase translates to MTFQVPHDDGLFYRQTLFDQAKTVVLKVGSAVLTTEEGLNIDFIDTLCHHISFLRASGRQVILVSSGAVAAGRKRLQVSRQPGEGLRVKQALASVGQGLLMQAYEQRFAYHSKQEVAQILLTHADLSHRDRYLNVRNTILTLFEFGVVPIINENDTVSVQELRFGDNDTLGALITNMIGADMYIMLTDVDSLYTGNPTVNSAAKPVYTVASIDSNIEAMAGNSSSLLGTGGMQSKIRAARMVAACGGSSFIGPGRNKNILQELFSGDMVGTFFLPEKDKKINGRKHWIAHVLRPSGTLYLDDGACRAIVERGKSLLPSGITRVEGIFNVGDSVQCRCPGGQLVASGLSNYTSADLDKIRGRKSSEIEGILGFRDSDEIIHRDNLVLFNNKLKSSETYSEKAIEQNC, encoded by the coding sequence ATGACCTTCCAGGTCCCTCATGATGATGGCCTTTTTTACAGGCAAACCCTCTTTGACCAGGCAAAGACTGTGGTCCTTAAGGTGGGCAGTGCCGTCCTGACCACCGAAGAGGGGCTCAATATTGATTTTATCGATACCCTCTGCCATCACATCTCCTTTCTTCGTGCGAGTGGCCGACAGGTCATCCTGGTCAGTTCCGGCGCTGTAGCTGCTGGCAGAAAACGCCTTCAGGTCTCACGCCAACCAGGAGAAGGACTTCGGGTAAAACAGGCTCTTGCTTCTGTGGGCCAGGGGCTGCTCATGCAGGCCTATGAGCAACGTTTCGCCTATCATAGCAAGCAGGAGGTTGCACAAATCCTCCTGACGCATGCGGACCTTTCCCACCGCGACCGCTATCTCAATGTTCGCAACACCATTCTGACCCTGTTTGAATTCGGGGTTGTCCCGATAATCAACGAAAACGATACTGTTTCTGTACAGGAACTGCGGTTCGGCGATAATGACACCTTGGGCGCCCTGATCACCAATATGATCGGGGCGGATATGTACATCATGCTCACAGATGTGGACAGCCTATACACAGGAAATCCCACTGTAAACTCCGCCGCCAAACCAGTCTACACCGTTGCAAGCATTGATAGCAACATAGAGGCTATGGCGGGGAATAGCAGCAGCTTGCTGGGCACAGGCGGTATGCAATCCAAAATACGAGCCGCAAGAATGGTCGCAGCCTGTGGAGGCAGTTCCTTTATCGGCCCTGGACGCAATAAAAACATTTTACAGGAACTGTTCTCCGGCGATATGGTTGGCACCTTTTTTCTCCCGGAAAAAGACAAAAAAATCAACGGTAGAAAACACTGGATTGCCCATGTCCTTCGCCCGTCCGGCACCCTGTATCTGGATGACGGTGCCTGCCGGGCCATCGTCGAACGAGGCAAAAGTTTGCTCCCCTCGGGAATCACCCGCGTTGAGGGAATATTCAATGTAGGCGATTCTGTGCAATGCCGCTGCCCTGGAGGCCAACTCGTTGCCTCAGGCCTGTCTAATTACACCTCAGCTGACCTGGACAAAATCAGAGGCAGAAAGAGTTCAGAAATCGAGGGCATTCTTGGTTTCCGGGATAGCGATGAGATCATCCATAGGGATAATCTCGTCCTGTTTAATAACAAGCTAAAATCATCTGAAACGTACTCAGAAAAGGCCATAGAACAAAACTGTTAA
- the rpmA gene encoding 50S ribosomal protein L27, with the protein MAHKKAGGSSRNGRDSAGQRRGVKRFGGQIVTAGSILVRQLGTKIHPGTNVGCGRDYTLFAKVDGVVTFEDFGKNRKRVSVYPEA; encoded by the coding sequence ATGGCTCATAAAAAGGCAGGCGGTAGTTCAAGGAACGGCCGCGATAGTGCAGGGCAGCGACGTGGAGTAAAACGCTTTGGCGGTCAAATCGTAACAGCGGGCAGCATCCTGGTTCGCCAGCTCGGCACAAAAATCCATCCGGGAACCAATGTTGGCTGCGGGCGTGACTACACCCTGTTCGCCAAGGTTGACGGCGTAGTAACCTTTGAAGACTTCGGTAAAAACCGCAAGCGGGTGTCTGTTTATCCTGAGGCCTAA
- the obgE gene encoding GTPase ObgE codes for MGFVDEVKFFVKAGDGGNGCVSFRREKFVPKGGPNGGDGGRGGTVFIEADSSKQSLIDFRYRSHFNAERGGNGQGSDKHGRGGKDTVIYVPPGSVIRDAETEEVLADLTAPGQRFTAAQGGRGGYGNSRFATSTNRAPRKATPGTPGEEFWLKIELKLLADVGLIGLPNAGKSTLLSKLSAANPKVAPYPFTTLSPQLGVLHLKFMAPCIIADIPGLIEGASEGIGLGHQFLRHVERTSILLHVIDASSEDEQPWQDYQILAKELAAYNEELLDRTHLVALNKIDCIDEDRLKELSALFQKNGIEPLSFSAKENIGIDTLKELLANILEAQRAEEENDVMEQDEP; via the coding sequence ATGGGGTTTGTTGACGAGGTAAAATTCTTCGTAAAAGCAGGTGACGGAGGCAACGGATGCGTTAGTTTCCGCCGGGAAAAATTTGTTCCCAAGGGAGGGCCGAACGGCGGTGACGGCGGACGGGGCGGAACCGTCTTTATCGAAGCGGATTCCAGCAAACAATCCTTGATAGATTTTCGTTATCGCTCGCATTTTAACGCTGAACGTGGCGGCAACGGTCAGGGAAGCGACAAACATGGTCGCGGCGGCAAAGATACGGTCATCTATGTTCCCCCGGGATCAGTCATCAGGGATGCTGAAACCGAAGAGGTCCTGGCAGACCTTACCGCACCAGGCCAACGATTTACAGCTGCTCAGGGAGGCAGAGGAGGATACGGCAACAGCCGTTTTGCCACCTCAACTAATCGGGCACCGCGTAAGGCTACACCAGGCACCCCTGGCGAAGAATTCTGGCTCAAAATCGAGTTAAAGCTCCTGGCGGATGTGGGACTCATCGGCCTTCCTAATGCTGGCAAATCGACTCTGTTATCCAAACTTTCCGCAGCCAACCCCAAGGTCGCCCCCTACCCCTTTACCACCCTGAGCCCACAACTGGGTGTATTGCACCTTAAATTCATGGCCCCCTGTATTATTGCCGATATTCCGGGGCTCATTGAAGGCGCCAGCGAGGGGATCGGACTTGGTCATCAATTTCTCCGTCATGTGGAACGCACCAGCATCCTCCTTCATGTCATTGATGCGTCCAGCGAAGACGAACAACCCTGGCAGGATTATCAGATCCTTGCCAAAGAACTCGCAGCCTATAACGAAGAGCTCCTGGATCGCACCCATCTGGTCGCCCTCAACAAAATAGATTGCATTGACGAGGACAGGCTCAAGGAGCTTAGCGCTCTTTTTCAAAAAAATGGCATTGAGCCCCTGAGCTTTTCTGCCAAAGAAAATATTGGTATAGATACACTCAAAGAGCTGCTCGCCAATATCCTGGAGGCACAACGGGCAGAAGAAGAAAATGACGTTATGGAGCAGGACGAACCATGA